A region of Necator americanus strain Aroian chromosome I, whole genome shotgun sequence DNA encodes the following proteins:
- a CDS encoding hypothetical protein (NECATOR_CHRI.G1131.T1), with translation MTSLRALCLFLFVDSLRAYTVDSIYKDEPTHNYRNYKLIRIYPDSDDTLKYLNTLYEGSSPYQLDFWQPPTHIGGIVDVTVAPSDAPIFVRDLESKHLNYIVAVNDLAQAIENERSPEVFYHPEAGGYSYDKYNTLEDIHNEMMRLRKEKPGMISLIDIGESHENRTLLVIKISGRKSTLGKKTSIWIDAGIHAREWIAPATAMYIVHELVRNYDSNPKIQKILDHMDFYILPVMNPDGYEYSRLKNRMWRKNRRQALCKRQHFHTVCCGGVDLNRNFDWFWSSTGSSTDPCHETYHGPSAFSEPETRAVRDYLQANKPEAFITLHSYSQMWLIPYGHRKRSYPQDYKTALRPLAERATKALYDLYGTKYKVGTGADLMYEASGGSHDWAKGTLKVNYAYLVELRPKNTALGYGFLLPEREIAATGLETFEAIKVIADEMIAQFVEPELRRIVRPTPSPLPKRRGYKIVDTTPHDQSIRTTTMQETSTETVSTTSMTTTSMTSTTPSTTTEQPTTTFSSSTIETTTLDVGSAVKCVDYGSYCRLWGVLGLCERPSVIDIMAYMNSYNLPQIFASVDKDRSGQISADELQRALSNGTWNPFNPETCRLMIGMFDSNGDGAINLQEFQALWNYINEWTNCFRGFDLDNSGNIDKTELQNALTRFGYRLSDQFYNILMLKFDRTHTGRINFDDFIQLCVVLQTLTAAFRDKDVDRDGVITIRYEEFLTMITGMVLKMLG, from the exons ATGACGTCACTACGAGCGCTATGTTTGTTCTTATTCGTTGATTCGCTACGTGCATACACTGTAGACAGTATATACAAGGACGAACCAACTCATAATTACCGCAA CTACAAACTCATTCGAATTTATCCGGACAGCGATGATACGCTCAAATATCTGAACACACTCTACGAAGGTTCTTCTCCATATCAACTAGACTTCTGGCAACCTCCAACACATATTG GTGGAATCGTTGACGTTACCGTAGCTCCTTCCGATGCTCCAATATTTGTTCGAGATCTGGAGTCGAAACATTTGAATTATATAGTTGCCGTTAATGATTTAGCACA AGCAATCGAAAACGAACGATCTCCCGAGGTATTCTATCATCCGGAAGCAGGCGGATACTCGTACGATAAATATAACACATTGGAAGATATACACAATGAGATGATGcgattaagaaaagaaaaaccgggAATGATTTCCCTGATTGACATCGGTGAATCACATGAAAATCGAACATTACTTGTAATTAAA ATTTCTGGCCGGAAATCAACCTTAGGCAAGAAGACCTCCATTTGGATTGACGCTGGTATCCATGCTAGGGAGTGGATAGCACCAGCTACGGCAATGTATATTGTTCATGAG CTCGTCCGTAACTACGATTCAAAcccaaaaatacagaaaatctTGGACCATATGGATTTCTACATTCTGCCAGTAATGAACCCTGACGGATACGAATATTCACGGCTTAAG aaccGAATGTGGCGGAAGAACCGCCGACAAGCCCTCTGTAAACGCCAACACTTCCACACGGTTTGTTGCGGTGGTGTCGatttgaatagaaatttcGATTGGTTTTGGTCAT CTACTGGTTCTTCGACGGACCCTTGTCACGAGACCTATCATGGACCCAGCGCGTTTTCGGAACCGGAAACGCGAGCGGTCAGGGATTATCTGCAGGCGAATAAGCCTGAG GCTTTTATCACATTACATTCATACTCGCAAATGTGGCTAATTCCCTACGGTCATCGAAAGCGAAGCTACCCACAGGACTACAAGACAGCTCTT CGTCCACTTGCGGAGAGAGCTACGAAAGCCCTGTACGATCTATACGGTACGAAATATAAGGTCGGGACTGGAGCGGATCTCATGT ATGAAGCTTCTGGAGGTTCTCATGACTGGGCGAAAGGTACCCTAAAGGTGAATTACGCCTATCTTGTGGAATTGCGACCGAAAAACACTGCTCTTGG ATATGGTTTTCTGCTTCCTGAGCGTGAAATCGCGGCCACTGGATTGGAAACTTTCGAAGCAATTAAAGTCATTGCGGATGAGATGATCGCTCAATTTGTTGAGCCGGAACTGAGACGAATAGTAAGACCCA CGCCATCACCATTGCCAAAACGTAGAGGCTACAAAATAGTCGACACAACACCACATGATCAGTCAATTCGCACCACAACCATGCAGG AAACATCCACAGAAACCGTGTCGACAACGTCAATGACGACAACGTCAATGACCTCTACAACACCGTCCACCACTACAGAACAACCAACGACAACATTCTCATCATCCACTATCGAAACGACGACACTTGATGTGGGTTCTGCGGTGAAGTGCGTCGATTACGGGAGTTACTGTAGATTGTGGGGTGTGCTGGGTCTGTGTGAAAGGCCGTCTGTGATTGATAT AATGGCGTATATGAACAGCTACAATCTCCCACAGATATTCGCCTCGGTAGACAAAGAcag ATCTGGCCAAATCAGTGCAGATGAACTGCAACGAGCATTGTCAAACGGAACATGGAATCCTTTCAATCCGGAAACCTGTCGGTTAATGATTG GAATGTTCGATTCAAATGGTGACGGAGCAATCAATTTGCAGGAATTTCAG GCCCTTTGGAATTACATTAACGAATGGACTAACTGCTTCCGCGGCTTTGATCTAGACAACAGTGGAAATATTGACAAAACGGAATTACAGAACGCTCTTACTCGATTTG GTTATCGGCTGTCTGACCAGTTCTACAACATTTTAATGCTGAAGTTTGATCGGACTCATACGGGGCGAATTAATTTCGAtgattttattcaattatgCGTTGTGTTGCAGACACTCACAGCAGCATTTAG AGATAAGGACGTGGACCGCGACGGAGTTATCACGATACGCTACGAGGAATTCCTAACAATG ATTACTGGTATGGTATTGAAAATGCTTggttaa
- a CDS encoding hypothetical protein (NECATOR_CHRI.G1131.T3): MSHSCAQLLRPSVFRNFAYYSRHITRYVIHTRLYPTPRMAYMNSYNLPQIFASVDKDRSGQISADELQRALSNGTWNPFNPETCRLMIGMFDSNGDGAINLQEFQALWNYINEWTNCFRGFDLDNSGNIDKTELQNALTRFGYRLSDQFYNILMLKFDRTHTGRINFDDFIQLCVVLQTLTAAFRDKDVDRDGVITIRYEEFLTMITGMVLKMLG, encoded by the exons ATGAGTCATTCCTGCGCACAACTACTCCGTCCGTCTGTGTTTCGTAATTTTGCGTACTATTCGCGTCATATCACTCGTTACGTCATCCACACTCGACTATATCCGACGCCGAG AATGGCGTATATGAACAGCTACAATCTCCCACAGATATTCGCCTCGGTAGACAAAGAcag ATCTGGCCAAATCAGTGCAGATGAACTGCAACGAGCATTGTCAAACGGAACATGGAATCCTTTCAATCCGGAAACCTGTCGGTTAATGATTG GAATGTTCGATTCAAATGGTGACGGAGCAATCAATTTGCAGGAATTTCAG GCCCTTTGGAATTACATTAACGAATGGACTAACTGCTTCCGCGGCTTTGATCTAGACAACAGTGGAAATATTGACAAAACGGAATTACAGAACGCTCTTACTCGATTTG GTTATCGGCTGTCTGACCAGTTCTACAACATTTTAATGCTGAAGTTTGATCGGACTCATACGGGGCGAATTAATTTCGAtgattttattcaattatgCGTTGTGTTGCAGACACTCACAGCAGCATTTAG AGATAAGGACGTGGACCGCGACGGAGTTATCACGATACGCTACGAGGAATTCCTAACAATG ATTACTGGTATGGTATTGAAAATGCTTggttaa
- a CDS encoding hypothetical protein (NECATOR_CHRI.G1131.T2), translating to MFSYKLIRIYPDSDDTLKYLNTLYEGSSPYQLDFWQPPTHIGGIVDVTVAPSDAPIFVRDLESKHLNYIVAVNDLAQAIENERSPEVFYHPEAGGYSYDKYNTLEDIHNEMMRLRKEKPGMISLIDIGESHENRTLLVIKISGRKSTLGKKTSIWIDAGIHAREWIAPATAMYIVHELVRNYDSNPKIQKILDHMDFYILPVMNPDGYEYSRLKNRMWRKNRRQALCKRQHFHTVCCGGVDLNRNFDWFWSSTGSSTDPCHETYHGPSAFSEPETRAVRDYLQANKPEAFITLHSYSQMWLIPYGHRKRSYPQDYKTALRPLAERATKALYDLYGTKYKVGTGADLMYEASGGSHDWAKGTLKVNYAYLVELRPKNTALGYGFLLPEREIAATGLETFEAIKVIADEMIAQFVEPELRRIVRPTPSPLPKRRGYKIVDTTPHDQSIRTTTMQETSTETVSTTSMTTTSMTSTTPSTTTEQPTTTFSSSTIETTTLDVGSAVKCVDYGSYCRLWGVLGLCERPSVIDMCVKTCHQSCRS from the exons ATGTTCAGCTACAAACTCATTCGAATTTATCCGGACAGCGATGATACGCTCAAATATCTGAACACACTCTACGAAGGTTCTTCTCCATATCAACTAGACTTCTGGCAACCTCCAACACATATTG GTGGAATCGTTGACGTTACCGTAGCTCCTTCCGATGCTCCAATATTTGTTCGAGATCTGGAGTCGAAACATTTGAATTATATAGTTGCCGTTAATGATTTAGCACA AGCAATCGAAAACGAACGATCTCCCGAGGTATTCTATCATCCGGAAGCAGGCGGATACTCGTACGATAAATATAACACATTGGAAGATATACACAATGAGATGATGcgattaagaaaagaaaaaccgggAATGATTTCCCTGATTGACATCGGTGAATCACATGAAAATCGAACATTACTTGTAATTAAA ATTTCTGGCCGGAAATCAACCTTAGGCAAGAAGACCTCCATTTGGATTGACGCTGGTATCCATGCTAGGGAGTGGATAGCACCAGCTACGGCAATGTATATTGTTCATGAG CTCGTCCGTAACTACGATTCAAAcccaaaaatacagaaaatctTGGACCATATGGATTTCTACATTCTGCCAGTAATGAACCCTGACGGATACGAATATTCACGGCTTAAG aaccGAATGTGGCGGAAGAACCGCCGACAAGCCCTCTGTAAACGCCAACACTTCCACACGGTTTGTTGCGGTGGTGTCGatttgaatagaaatttcGATTGGTTTTGGTCAT CTACTGGTTCTTCGACGGACCCTTGTCACGAGACCTATCATGGACCCAGCGCGTTTTCGGAACCGGAAACGCGAGCGGTCAGGGATTATCTGCAGGCGAATAAGCCTGAG GCTTTTATCACATTACATTCATACTCGCAAATGTGGCTAATTCCCTACGGTCATCGAAAGCGAAGCTACCCACAGGACTACAAGACAGCTCTT CGTCCACTTGCGGAGAGAGCTACGAAAGCCCTGTACGATCTATACGGTACGAAATATAAGGTCGGGACTGGAGCGGATCTCATGT ATGAAGCTTCTGGAGGTTCTCATGACTGGGCGAAAGGTACCCTAAAGGTGAATTACGCCTATCTTGTGGAATTGCGACCGAAAAACACTGCTCTTGG ATATGGTTTTCTGCTTCCTGAGCGTGAAATCGCGGCCACTGGATTGGAAACTTTCGAAGCAATTAAAGTCATTGCGGATGAGATGATCGCTCAATTTGTTGAGCCGGAACTGAGACGAATAGTAAGACCCA CGCCATCACCATTGCCAAAACGTAGAGGCTACAAAATAGTCGACACAACACCACATGATCAGTCAATTCGCACCACAACCATGCAGG AAACATCCACAGAAACCGTGTCGACAACGTCAATGACGACAACGTCAATGACCTCTACAACACCGTCCACCACTACAGAACAACCAACGACAACATTCTCATCATCCACTATCGAAACGACGACACTTGATGTGGGTTCTGCGGTGAAGTGCGTCGATTACGGGAGTTACTGTAGATTGTGGGGTGTGCTGGGTCTGTGTGAAAGGCCGTCTGTGATTGATATGTGCGTAAAGACGTGTCATCAATCGTGTAGATCATGA